Proteins encoded by one window of Dioscorea cayenensis subsp. rotundata cultivar TDr96_F1 chromosome 20, TDr96_F1_v2_PseudoChromosome.rev07_lg8_w22 25.fasta, whole genome shotgun sequence:
- the LOC120251931 gene encoding CBL-interacting serine/threonine-protein kinase 5-like, translated as MGELQENTTTSSSCSDTNSSDQEATARKLILSRYELGRLLGKGTFAKVYHGRDLTTGESVAIKILSKDQVLREPSMADQIQREISIMRLVRHPNVVELKEVLATRSRIFFVLELARAGELFARVSQGRLPEPEARRYFRQLLSAVDFCHSRGVSHRDLKPENLLLDHNGDLKVSDFGLSALPEQLRHDGLLHTQCGTPAYVAPEVLRRRGYDGAKADLWSCGVILYVLLAGFLPFQDENLMKMYAKVFRADYQIPPWFSPEARRLVSRLLVADPVKRISIQGIMEMPWFRKPFIPRALSLSPVEVGTGAGGGEESVGSPRFYNAFELIASMSGGWDLSGLFEKKRKSGTVFTSRLPAAEILERLEEVGRGLGFGVEKGKGGYGVRMEGREERRGRLEVVAEVFEAAPEVAVVEFFKISGDALDFAKFCEDDVRPGLKDIVWTWQGDDGGDPATAHRPVMGL; from the coding sequence ATGGGCGAGCTCCAAGAAAacaccaccaccagcagcagctGCTCTGATACTAACAGCAGCGATCAAGAAGCTACCGCACGCAAACTCATACTGAGCCGGTACGAGCTCGGACGTCTTCTCGGCAAAGGCACTTTCGCCAAAGTCTACCACGGCCGAGACCTCACCACCGGCGAAAGCGTCGCCATTAAAATCCTCTCCAAAGACCAAGTCCTTCGCGAACCTTCAATGGCCGACCAAATCCAACGCGAGATCTCCATCATGCGTTTAGTCCGCCACCCCAACGTTGTAGAACTGAAAGAAGTCCTCGCCACCCGCTCCCGCATCTTCTTCGTTCTTGAACTCGCCCGCGCCGGCGAACTCTTCGCCCGCGTCTCCCAAGGCCGTCTTCCTGAACCCGAAGCTCGCCGGTACTTCCGCCAGCTCCTCTCCGCCGTCGACTTCTGCCATTCTCGTGGCGTCTCCCACCGCGATCTCAAACCTGAGAACCTTCTTCTCGACCACAATGGCGATCTCAAGGTCTCCGATTTCGGTCTCTCGGCTCTCCCCGAGCAGCTCCGCCACGATGGTTTGCTGCACACGCAGTGTGGCACGCCGGCGTACGTCGCGCCGGAGGTCCTCCGCCGGCGGGGTTACGATGGGGCTAAAGCTGATCTTTGGTCTTGTGGCGTTATTCTTTATGTGCTTCTCGCCGGATTCCTTCCGTTCCAGGATGAGAACCTTATGAAGATGTACGCCAAGGTTTTCCGAGCTGATTACCAGATTCCGCCGTGGTTCTCGCCGGAGGCTCGCCGGCTTGTCTCGCGTCTCCTTGTCGCCGATCCGGTGAAGCGGATCTCTATTCAAGGCATCATGGAGATGCCTTGGTTTAGAAAACCATTTATCCCTCGCGCCCTTTCATTGTCGCCGGTCGAGGTCGGCACCGGCGCTGGCGGCGGAGAGGAAAGCGTGGGTTCCCCGAGGTTTTACAACGCGTTCGAGCTGATTGCGTCGATGTCCGGCGGGTGGGATCTTTCCGGGTTgtttgagaagaagaggaagagtgGGACGGTGTTCACGTCGAGGTTGCCGGCGGCGGAGATACTGGAGAGGTTGGAGGAGGTGGGGagagggttagggtttggggtgGAGAAGGGGAAGGGAGGGTATGGGGTGAGGATGGAGGGGAGGGAGGAGAGGAGAGGGAGGTTGGAGGTGGTGGCGGAGGTGTTTGAGGCGGCGCCGGAGGTGGCGGTGGTGGAGTTTTTCAAGATCTCCGGCGATGCCCTTGATTTTGCGAAGTTTTGTGAGGACGATGTACGGCCGGGCCTCAAGGACATCGTGTGGACGTGGCAAGGGGATGATGGCGGTGACCCAGCTACAGCTCACCGCCCGGTGATGGGATTATAG